In one Thermus hydrothermalis genomic region, the following are encoded:
- a CDS encoding CAP domain-containing protein, giving the protein MRRRNLALLVLLLTLSACGTLNLPGLEPNPVSLPTSSEPVAYVNPGSTYTLTLSLTETKKSVEVRVALADPCAKGTTSCPGWDASRYPGVTHPTEPVRLDGTRSQATLTFAVAPDALPQGPFKYEVVVRDEGGKEWTLPFYLKIRDTEGRSALKALNDWRTRAGLPPVQEDPEWSWRGWLHSRYMVQSYPDRRPHDEDLSQPFSTPEGKEAGKRGNEWLRFYRLNGQPVFPPEEQTVNRWIAAPFHRFNLIYPWPLTVGSGTYWDVGPLPGYGGSYGRSGSTLPNLSLWTSDKPTREVLFPSPGMVVPLDRYIGSENPNPIYPCSNPSASPERPFLTQEGLTWDDGNGVVVTPIGFPITVMTFAKMDTKVLEARLTRTSDGALNPVCAYGSRQYWENRESRREQAVNDLKAHGALVVIPHKPLTPGAEYEVYVRGQIGSATWEKTWRFRVDTNLVPL; this is encoded by the coding sequence ATGCGTAGGAGAAACCTCGCCCTCTTAGTCCTTCTTCTCACCCTCTCCGCCTGCGGTACCCTCAACCTGCCGGGCCTCGAGCCCAACCCGGTCTCCCTCCCCACCTCCTCCGAGCCCGTGGCCTACGTCAACCCCGGGAGCACCTACACCCTGACCCTCTCCCTGACGGAAACCAAAAAGTCCGTGGAAGTGCGGGTAGCCCTCGCTGACCCCTGCGCCAAGGGCACCACCAGTTGCCCCGGCTGGGACGCTAGCCGCTACCCCGGCGTGACCCACCCCACGGAGCCCGTGCGCCTGGACGGCACCCGGTCCCAGGCCACCCTCACCTTCGCCGTGGCCCCGGACGCCCTGCCCCAGGGGCCCTTCAAGTACGAGGTGGTGGTGCGGGACGAGGGGGGCAAGGAGTGGACCCTTCCCTTCTACCTGAAGATCCGGGACACCGAGGGCCGGTCCGCCCTCAAGGCCCTCAACGACTGGCGGACCCGGGCGGGGCTCCCCCCCGTCCAGGAGGACCCCGAGTGGAGCTGGCGGGGGTGGCTGCACAGCCGATACATGGTGCAAAGCTACCCGGACCGACGGCCACACGACGAGGACCTGTCCCAACCTTTCAGTACCCCTGAGGGAAAGGAAGCGGGGAAAAGGGGCAACGAATGGCTCCGGTTCTACCGCCTGAATGGGCAACCCGTGTTCCCCCCTGAGGAGCAAACGGTCAATCGGTGGATCGCCGCGCCCTTCCACCGCTTCAACCTCATCTACCCCTGGCCCCTCACCGTGGGATCGGGTACTTACTGGGATGTCGGACCCTTGCCTGGCTATGGGGGCAGCTACGGGCGAAGCGGGAGCACCCTCCCGAACCTCTCCCTCTGGACGAGCGACAAGCCCACCCGGGAGGTTCTCTTCCCCAGCCCGGGAATGGTGGTTCCCCTGGACCGGTACATAGGAAGTGAGAACCCCAACCCCATCTACCCCTGCTCCAACCCCAGCGCTTCTCCCGAGCGCCCCTTCCTGACCCAGGAGGGCCTCACCTGGGACGACGGAAACGGAGTAGTGGTGACCCCCATCGGCTTCCCCATCACCGTGATGACCTTCGCCAAGATGGACACGAAGGTCCTGGAAGCCCGCCTCACCCGCACCTCCGACGGGGCCCTGAACCCCGTCTGCGCCTACGGGAGCCGGCAGTACTGGGAAAACCGCGAGTCCAGGCGGGAACAGGCAGTTAATGACTTAAAGGCCCACGGAGCCCTGGTCGTCATTCCCCACAAGCCCCTGACCCCGGGGGCGGAGTACGAGGTCTACGTGAGGGGGCAGATCGGGAGCGCCACCTGGGAGAAGACCTGGCGCTTCCGGGTGGACACCAACCTAGTCCCCCTTTGA